One window of Flavobacteriales bacterium genomic DNA carries:
- a CDS encoding Fic family protein, producing the protein MLTEALDRIDSLKSELDALRPLAPEDEQRLWQKLRLEWNYNSNHIEGNTLTYGETFLLLIHGQTNGGHSMREFEEMKAHDVAVSMVRSWADDPERPLLEINLRELNKILLKDPFWKEAITPDGQPTRVQILPGEYKRQPNNVRLANGEIFRFASVEETPAKVHELMDWFAQTEDLHPVEKAAIFHHSFVAIHPFGDGNGRTARLITNYILMRAGYMPVVIKSADKSNYLRALQQADAGDLQPFTEYLAEQEEWALELGIKAGKGERIEESNDLHKRLNVLSKQFANMDPDLTVQWTFSREHLLWMLDAWISPMFEELIQTTQQFHQFFIKPAHHLYLREEVGEIPHVTTNMVASMQFADESPTAVSASLRQQIIDSDASLNSGGRFVFNAFLGDFKFLGKNGFGCVYHAEVVISYHHYEVHIDQFNEGSSKRKSIKVAEGLLHKALPPSIIEDINRQFGNAVASHVEHWVNRGGMEPPLSGATSDDQP; encoded by the coding sequence ATGCTTACGGAAGCCTTAGACCGCATCGATTCTCTAAAGTCGGAACTGGACGCCTTGCGACCATTGGCCCCGGAGGATGAGCAGCGTCTTTGGCAAAAGCTGCGCTTGGAGTGGAACTACAACAGCAACCACATTGAGGGCAACACCCTCACCTACGGCGAAACCTTTTTGCTGCTGATCCATGGTCAGACCAACGGCGGGCACTCCATGCGCGAGTTTGAGGAGATGAAAGCCCATGACGTCGCCGTCTCCATGGTGCGCTCATGGGCAGACGATCCGGAGCGACCGTTGCTTGAGATCAACCTGCGTGAGCTCAACAAAATTCTACTGAAGGACCCCTTCTGGAAGGAGGCGATCACCCCGGACGGACAACCTACACGGGTGCAGATCCTGCCCGGAGAGTACAAGCGCCAGCCGAACAATGTCCGGTTAGCGAACGGCGAGATCTTCCGATTTGCAAGTGTTGAGGAGACGCCGGCGAAGGTGCATGAACTGATGGACTGGTTCGCCCAGACCGAAGACCTGCACCCGGTAGAGAAGGCAGCGATCTTCCATCACAGCTTCGTTGCCATCCATCCGTTCGGGGACGGCAACGGCAGGACCGCCCGTTTGATCACCAACTACATCCTGATGCGCGCAGGCTACATGCCGGTCGTGATCAAGAGCGCGGACAAGAGCAACTATCTGCGAGCATTGCAACAGGCGGATGCAGGGGACCTTCAGCCGTTCACTGAATACTTGGCCGAACAGGAAGAATGGGCTTTGGAACTGGGTATCAAGGCGGGCAAGGGTGAAAGAATTGAGGAGTCCAATGATCTTCATAAGCGATTGAATGTCCTTTCCAAGCAGTTCGCGAACATGGACCCGGATTTGACCGTGCAGTGGACCTTCAGCCGCGAGCACTTGCTTTGGATGTTGGATGCTTGGATAAGCCCCATGTTCGAGGAGCTTATCCAGACGACCCAGCAATTTCATCAATTCTTCATCAAGCCGGCACATCACCTTTATCTGCGCGAAGAAGTTGGGGAGATACCACATGTAACGACCAATATGGTCGCAAGCATGCAATTCGCCGATGAATCACCGACAGCGGTGAGCGCCTCGCTGCGGCAACAGATCATCGATAGCGATGCATCCCTTAATTCGGGAGGAAGATTTGTGTTCAACGCTTTTCTTGGGGATTTCAAGTTCCTCGGCAAGAATGGATTCGGCTGTGTGTATCACGCCGAGGTCGTGATCAGCTATCATCACTACGAGGTACACATCGATCAATTCAATGAGGGGAGCAGTAAGCGGAAATCAATAAAGGTGGCTGAAGGACTCCTGCACAAAGCTCTGCCTCCCTCCATTATTGAGGATATCAATCGTCAATTCGGCAATGCCGTAGCCAGTCACGTTGAGCATTGGGTGAACCGCGGTGGTATGGAGCCGCCTCTTTCGGGAGCGACAAGTGATGATCAACCTTGA
- a CDS encoding alkylphosphonate utilization protein, whose product MSTTPPCPQCKSAFAYPTGQSLMCPECGHEWNPEESAAEEAGPVVKDANGNILHNGDDVVMAKDLAVKGAPKALKAGTKVKNIRLVEGDHNIDCRIEGFGAMALKSEFVKKA is encoded by the coding sequence ATGAGCACCACGCCCCCATGCCCGCAATGCAAGTCAGCCTTTGCTTACCCCACTGGCCAAAGTCTGATGTGCCCCGAATGCGGTCACGAATGGAACCCGGAGGAATCGGCTGCTGAAGAGGCTGGCCCGGTGGTGAAGGACGCGAACGGCAACATCCTGCACAACGGCGATGATGTGGTGATGGCCAAAGACCTCGCCGTGAAAGGCGCTCCCAAAGCGCTGAAGGCGGGCACCAAGGTGAAGAACATCCGGCTGGTGGAAGGTGACCACAACATCGATTGCCGCATCGAGGGCTTCGGTGCAATGGCGCTGAAGAGCGAGTTCGTGAAGAAGGCGTAG
- a CDS encoding alpha/beta hydrolase — protein MRSIIPLALLLSTTLSAQVQSTSRTTPFVFGDVITFHSEALDQERVLNVYLPEGYTDSTLNYPVIYVLDGSANEDFPHIAGLAQFMNMYDLLPKSIVVGIANNGKSRYHDFTGATQSDSDKVWLPTYGGSAAFISYLEKEVEPMVKQHYRTSGHRTLIGQSLGGLLATEVLFTRPELFDDYMLIGPSLWWNDGALAAGAEAWVKAHRDLHKRVFIASAGNEDMMKEQVGQVVDALRKYGGPSLQSWYEYFPKETHATLLHRAVYKGFERFWPQVEK, from the coding sequence ATGCGCTCGATCATTCCCCTCGCCCTGTTGCTCTCCACCACGCTTAGTGCCCAAGTGCAGAGCACATCCCGGACCACCCCCTTCGTCTTTGGCGATGTTATCACCTTCCATTCCGAAGCCCTTGACCAGGAGCGCGTGCTGAACGTCTACCTGCCGGAAGGGTATACCGACAGCACGTTGAACTATCCGGTGATCTACGTGCTGGACGGTTCCGCGAACGAGGACTTTCCGCACATCGCCGGGCTGGCGCAGTTCATGAACATGTACGACCTGCTTCCGAAGAGCATCGTGGTGGGCATCGCCAACAACGGCAAGTCGCGCTACCACGATTTCACCGGCGCTACGCAGAGTGACAGCGACAAGGTCTGGTTGCCCACTTACGGCGGGTCCGCAGCCTTCATCAGTTACTTGGAGAAGGAAGTGGAACCGATGGTGAAGCAGCATTACCGCACCTCGGGGCATCGCACTTTGATCGGCCAATCCTTAGGCGGGCTGTTGGCGACGGAAGTGCTCTTCACCAGACCGGAGCTCTTCGATGACTACATGCTGATCGGTCCCAGTCTTTGGTGGAATGACGGTGCGCTCGCAGCCGGTGCGGAAGCTTGGGTGAAAGCACATCGCGACCTGCACAAGCGCGTCTTTATCGCCTCCGCCGGGAACGAGGACATGATGAAGGAACAGGTCGGGCAGGTGGTGGATGCGCTCCGCAAATATGGAGGACCATCACTTCAAAGTTGGTACGAATACTTCCCGAAAGAGACCCACGCCACCTTGCTGCACCGTGCGGTGTACAAAGGGTTCGAGCGGTTCTGGCCGCAGGTGGAGAAGTGA